GGAAATTCGCATCAATGCTGCAGGTCGGCTGATTACTTAAATCAGCTTCTTTCTTTGTTTTGTGATCCAACCGAGCACCATTAGTCGTGCACAGTTCTTCTTGTATTGAGGGACTATCAATTGTCCCTCGAATGCCAGTAGTATGAGGAGGAGGACCTTCACCATTACCTCCTTGAATACTATCAGGTGTAACATCTTCAATTTCGGCCTTTACTTCTGTCTTTAATCCTGGTTGTGGCTGCATAGCTGGTGAAGTATTAATTTGCCCCGACTGACTTTTGTCCACCGGACTTCTCTTACATACTTTGGCTTTGGTTGATGCTTCGGACTGATTAATTGATGGTCTGAATGATGTTGCACGATCTTGAACACCAGCTGCATGGGGTTAACACATGTAAAGGACCAAATTAAGAGTAACCTAATCACCAAACCAACGAGTTGAAACAAGAACAATGGAGTCGTTAAAAGAGGAGGTCCTCATGTGGAGTCACATCGCAAATTATACCCATACCACCATATATCTTTGATTATGTACATTAGTTATATGTGGATCTACCTCCTCTGAAGACTTCGAAAGAATGTATGTATACACGCGCCACTAAATGCACTTTCTTGATTGTGTTTGGGATGACGAATAGCAGCAGGACTCGTACCTGATTTTATTGAAGCCAAATGATTGCGACCGAATCCACATTATAGTTTCAGCTAAGGCGGCTTATTATACCATATTATATAATTGGTGATGCAGAAAACAAGGGACTTACAAAATTGTAACACCAGATGTTTAAGTTATTTCTTTCTTACACCAACTGTTACTTGCCAAGGAAATGCTGCAAATTCCCCGCGGTTGAGGATACTGCCAAATTCCACGCAATACAAAAAAGCACTAGCAAGATAACTCTGTAACACACAGCTAAAGTTTAGCGACTAGTCACATACTTTAAGTAACGTATATATCCAGTTTAAACAGTTCAATTTTCCCTTAATAGCTAGACAAAATGTACTCCAGCAAAGTATCCTTAAAAATCTATTATTAGAGTAAAGACATGGATTGATAATTTCAGGGCTTAAATCATAATTAAACATCATCTTACAATCTCTCTCTCATCTAATTTATTTCCAGTATTATTTCACATCTTCACACTCTTTTCAACTATAGTAGCTCCACCCCTGCTCTTCTCTTCCAATAGTGGCTTAACATGCTAACCAGTTTTTTATGGCAttacttttaatattttttttacagTACTATTAAAAAATGAAATCCAGCCTCCATGCCCTTTATTATGGGTGTTCAAACCGAAATGAAAAACTACACCAAATCGAAAAGCAAAACCAAATGGattaaaaaagaagagaaaaggacATTATATAACCGctctaaaaataatagccgaaaaaaaaattattttatatatatatacatttctgtataaaaaatatataaattttgtaCAATTTTGCGActaccagatgtaaatagtttctgttGTGCGCTAAAAGTGATATTTTCCCATTAAAAAACCCGATtaagtttggtattgagtaaaaaaccTGAACCAaatcgacatataaatatataattcttatatatacttttaagattttacaTAAaagtttctttaaaaaatatcaaaaaatatttGTGATCCTCTCATGGATGTAATTTTTAATAGAACTATGAAGTAATCTATTTTTATTTACATTAAATAATGATTTGTAttatcactttcttatcaagtgtcttccatattcatatgccaagatctattaaattcttatatattTTTCGAATTTAAATGATATTTTATCggtaattttaaaattaaatagatcatatcattatttaggtttcatattaattattgtgtttaattattaaattcggttaaccttgaaagcgtATATTAATAAAAACTTGttgttagacgactaagaaaataactaacatgtgttactaaaaataattttcccataagaatattttaatagaatatattatttgattttactacacatatatattcacttattaaaattttatctataactttaataaaataaaagtgaaataGTATTCATATAACCGAAAATCCCAAAAAAAACGATAAAATCGAATCAATTCAAATCGATATAATTGATtttgtttgattttgataaaatccAACTAATAGTCTCATGTCTTTATAACCTTCTAGCACCCCGTCAATGATGCCAAACAAAGTGAAACCATAAAGTCAAACTTTGACTAAAGCATAGTCATTTTGAAATAAAACCTTTTTTATAAGGGTGGTGTTCGAGTCAAATTATTTTACGAGATACCGAGTCAGATTAAAATACTTTATTCTACATTAAAATTAAACATCGagtgaaaaataattaaaaaataaaaacctTTAAATGGAAAAAAGTGGGATCGAGCCATCGAGGGGTGGGGTTCGGGGGGGAGGTTGCTTACCCAATGCTGAAGCTGGTCTCTGTTTCTGTGAAGAACCACGATGATGAACATGGGTCGGGTCGGGTGGAGGTCTTTTCCTTGACCCACAACCCGAGAATTCAGCAGAGGTGACAGAAGACATGGGCGGTGATAATGGAGTGGTGGAGGTGGCGATAGCGGCGGCGCGTGAGATACTTTGAGGAGTCTTTGGAGGTATCCTCATGATGCACAAAAGGTGTAAAACTCAGTTGGTAAATGCAGTGTTTGTACTCTTACACACTTTTCATTTCTGAAAGTTCTAACATAATTTATAGCAAAGTTTCTTAAATTTATTTATATACTTACCAAAACattgaaattaaaattttgataACACAATCTCTCTATCAAATTACTTTTTCAATCACTACTTCAATATTTCTATTACTAATGTGTCATTTGGTTCAAAATCAAGATATCTCAAGATTATAATCTGAGATTACTAGTCAGAATAATGACCTGGATAATCAGTCTCACCTATTATATGAGATAAGCTACAGAGTACAAAGATTCTGGTACAAAAATAAGAGTATTGGTTTTAGCTATTACTTCCAATTAATCACGGGATGAAGGTAATCTAAAATTTATTTCGAAATAACCCACAAATCCGCGACGACCCCTAATTCGAATTAACATAAAACTAAATGgagtaaatattattattgtttacccgaaaaacggatagagttgaatttatacatagttCTAAAGATACGTGGTATAATTTGgtacaaattgaaaaaataagtaaatggatatcaaaattaattataaaaggaatgaatacaaacccaaattgaatagagagagattgataaaAGAACCAGATGAATTAATATCAAAAcccaaaaaggataatatttgccGGATGTAATGGAAATCTTAGTAAATCTGAATGTGAATGAATCAATGTCCTTGTGCAGATGATAACCACTCTTCATATAGTGagggaatcctactttggatataattaaaaatacatagtgagaatcccatgatagattaattaattagcttttccttgattcaagctgtgatttccgccgagattctctcccaaAATGCGGCTATAACGACTTTTTTCTCCTTGACCCGGTATTGATCTTGGCCGGTCTCGGGGTtttgagctcgatcttgactcggtCTCAATCTTGGCCGGTCttggtattgatcggtctctgggtctcgaactCGACAACCCAACTTCACATCACcgctcgatattataatgatgaACCTCGGTCAATCATGCTCCAATCTTGATTAGCCACACGAAGGgtaaactcg
The DNA window shown above is from Nicotiana tomentosiformis chromosome 8, ASM39032v3, whole genome shotgun sequence and carries:
- the LOC104100608 gene encoding uncharacterized protein, which encodes MRIPPKTPQSISRAAAIATSTTPLSPPMSSVTSAEFSGCGSRKRPPPDPTHVHHRGSSQKQRPASALAGVQDRATSFRPSINQSEASTKAKVCKRSPVDKSQSGQINTSPAMQPQPGLKTEVKAEIEDVTPDSIQGGNGEGPPPHTTGIRGTIDSPSIQEELCTTNGARLDHKTKKEADLSNQPTCSIDANFLQQVAVAFKEVKANQEESTRLVKETVSMNPSLEPTFLAIREKHGDITKDSLLKIC